The Panicum hallii strain FIL2 chromosome 5, PHallii_v3.1, whole genome shotgun sequence genome contains the following window.
GTAGAGAGTTTAGCATCAAGGTTGAATCTTGTTTGAAGAATCGACCTTCGATGATTAAAGAAAAAGACAATTAACAATCATGTTATGCTACTAGATCACATTAATTTTGTTTCAAAACTAGGAATTGGTTTGGTTTGATGCAATTGCTATGCAACATTGCAATGCAGTGGACGGTGGTTGTCAAAACAGAGACATTTAGACATAGCTTGCTGTGAAAAGCATAAGTTTGCATCAGAATCTAATGTTTCTCCCAAGTATCACCAACTCACCTCTTTCAACACATCGACATTGATCTCGGTCTTGCGGAGGGTGTCCTCGGCAGCGCTCTTCACCGTCTCGGCCACAAGCTTGGTGCCGCCCTTGCCGTCCTTCCGGTCCCGGAAGCTCACCTTCATGcgcgccgtggccgtggccgctTTGCCGTCGAACTTGATGGCGCGTGTCTGCACCCGCTCGCAGTTCATGCGGTACACAAGCTCGCGCCCGAAGTCGTCGTCGCCGACCTTGCCCAGCACCGCGCCGCGCCCGCCAAGCCGGGTGAGCGCGATGGCTACGTTGCTGGCCGCGCTCCCCGGAGCGCGGGCGAACTCCGGCGGCTCCCACTGCAGGTGCCGCCACGTGGAGTACTGGTCGGGGTGCATCTGCCGGTCCGACACCCGCACCGTGGGCACGAACTCCCACCGCGGCGCGCCGAAGCAGCACACCAGCGGCGGCCAGTCGTTCGCGAAATCCTCCCCGTCGTCGAAGTCGCTCCCCACCTCCAAcccatcctcctcctcggacTCTTGAATCGTCTCCTCCGTTCCGCTGCTCGCCGTCTGGGCCACAACCTCCTCCTGCTTGGCCTCTTCCTTGGACTTCGTTGTCCGGCGGCTGGCCCGCTTCGCCGGCTCCTCCTCACTCTCCGAGTCCGAATCCTGGACCTCCTTCTTGGTTCTCCGCCTCGTGGCCTTCGCCTTCGGCTCCGACGGGGACGGGGACGGGGACTTCTTCCGGCCGCGGCGAGAGGCGGGTTTAGGGGATtccggcacggcggcgccgtTGGGCGAGCAGCGGAGTTGGCGGCCTCGTGGGAGACACGGGTGGAGAGGTGCGGCGATGAAATTGGGCTTGAGGAACAGCGCTGGCAGGAGGAAGGCGGGTGTGGCCATGGCCATTGCCGCTCCTCTTTGCTCGAGGTGAGGAAGGAAGGGGGACGGCGACGAGCGCTCGGCTCGACTCTATCCAGTGTCAGTGTGATCCGATAAGGgttttagcaaccgttaagatgTCGGGTCGCGCCCGCAACGAGGGAAATGGAACATCCGAGCATGTTACGGGCTGGGCTAGAGAAAGCCCAACATATTCCGTTTTGTTAAAAAAAGGAAAGCCCAATATATAAGTCAGGCCGAGTAGGCTGGGCCAAATTCAGCACGGTCCGTACTCCGTAGCTCAAAATTTGGGGACTGAAAGGAAAAAAACAGTTTCCAAGCAGGGCACAATTGACTGTGCAAAacttctcaaaacatttttttttgaaacactCTTGTTGTTCGGGTGTTTGCATTAGTAAAAAAGTTTAAGGGCATGTCTTGCCTTGCTGACTGAACAAACCAAGTTAAATTGTGTGTGTTTGTACTGAAAAATCTGTACGAAACCCAGAGCACAGTAGGGTCTAGTACATCGTGTCAGTACGTAAGTATTGATCGAAGAGTAATAGAAACTTAGTATCCATTATTCGTCGCACTAAGCATATTTTACAATCATCACACAAGAAGTTAAAAGACTAGTAGGACAACATGTTCGAAGGAAATACAGATACAGACAGTGAGTTCCTGAAATGTCCAACACTCGAATCACTGAACAGGTAGCTGGGCGCGGTGACCGGGTCACTCGACGGGGATCATGACCTCGTTGGTGCGCAGCGGCGGGAGCGTGAACGGCGGGTTGTACCGCGCCAGCACGAAGGGGCCCTTGATGGTGTACCCGTCCTTCTCCAGCGCGGCCCGGAGCCCCTCCGCCTTCTCCCGCACCGTCCTGTCCGCGGCCACCCCGCTGAACCTCACCACCCCGAACTTCCTCTCCGGCACCTCGCGGATCACCACCCGCTCGTCCGTCGGCcgcggcgcctcctccgcctTCGCGTACTTGGACGGCAGCAGGAACTGCATTGTCACCTTGCCCGGCGCCTGCTGGTCGTCAGTGATCACGGGCGCGGTCATCGCGACCGGCTCCGGCTCGGCGCCCGCGCCGGTGCTGATGACCGGCGCCGTCATGGCGATCTTCTCAGAgggcgcctcgccgccgccgccgccggaggtgATGACGGGAGCCGTCATGGCGATCTTCTCGGGCTTGGTGTTCTGCGGCTTGCCGAGCGCGCC
Protein-coding sequences here:
- the LOC112891427 gene encoding heme-binding-like protein At3g10130, chloroplastic gives rise to the protein MGMVLGRITVETPKHEVLHTGDGYEVRKYPPCVAAEFTYDPKEWRGDADGGFTVLANYIGALGKPQNTKPEKIAMTAPVITSGGGGGEAPSEKIAMTAPVISTGAGAEPEPVAMTAPVITDDQQAPGKVTMQFLLPSKYAKAEEAPRPTDERVVIREVPERKFGVVRFSGVAADRTVREKAEGLRAALEKDGYTIKGPFVLARYNPPFTLPPLRTNEVMIPVE
- the LOC112893002 gene encoding fructokinase-like 1, chloroplastic; amino-acid sequence: MAMATPAFLLPALFLKPNFIAAPLHPCLPRGRQLRCSPNGAAVPESPKPASRRGRKKSPSPSPSEPKAKATRRRTKKEVQDSDSESEEEPAKRASRRTTKSKEEAKQEEVVAQTASSGTEETIQESEEEDGLEVGSDFDDGEDFANDWPPLVCCFGAPRWEFVPTVRVSDRQMHPDQYSTWRHLQWEPPEFARAPGSAASNVAIALTRLGGRGAVLGKVGDDDFGRELVYRMNCERVQTRAIKFDGKAATATARMKVSFRDRKDGKGGTKLVAETVKSAAEDTLRKTEINVDVLKEARMFHFNSEVLLNPSMHDTLFRAIELSKKFGSKIFFDLNLPLPLWTSRDETKKVINRAWKEANIIEVSRDELEFLLDHEYYEYKRNTPPQYYLEGFHFTRNWPQYYHYSPEEIAPIWHDGIKILLVTYGTLRIHYYTPKFHGCVVGTEDALITPYTTDRTGSGDAVVAAAIRKLTTCPEMYEDQDILERQLRFAIAAGIISQWTIGAVRGFPTESATQNLKEQVYVPSMW